One part of the Tenacibaculum sp. 190130A14a genome encodes these proteins:
- a CDS encoding heavy-metal-associated domain-containing protein, which yields MKKVILSIALIAAIGLVSCKNEAKKETPTQTEQTSTTAAAVAESTFGVRGNCGMCKNTIEKAANGVAGVTKAEWDKSRKQINVSYDETKTKIDAIHKAIAASGYDTDKVMGSEAAYENLPGCCQYDHEMEMNIKGEVKEDPNTH from the coding sequence ATGAAAAAAGTAATTTTAAGTATCGCTTTGATAGCGGCTATCGGTTTGGTAAGCTGTAAAAACGAAGCAAAAAAGGAAACTCCAACACAAACAGAACAAACGAGTACTACAGCAGCGGCTGTAGCAGAAAGCACTTTTGGAGTTAGAGGAAACTGTGGAATGTGTAAAAATACAATTGAAAAAGCTGCAAATGGAGTAGCAGGAGTAACAAAAGCAGAGTGGGATAAGTCGAGAAAACAAATCAATGTTTCTTATGATGAAACTAAAACAAAAATAGACGCTATTCATAAGGCTATTGCTGCTTCTGGATACGATACTGATAAAGTAATGGGAAGTGAAGCTGCCTATGAAAACTTACCAGGATGTTGCCAGTATGATCATGAAATGGAAATGAATATTAAAGGGGAAGTAAAAGAAGACCCTAATACGCATTAA
- a CDS encoding DUF6642 family protein: MLKKIDHLPQKIYSNTDYFIFCLEAVEDVDLNEVTQTQKKMEELTMQYGIASIYKTCDSIEGLEESLNTLILDDHHFKNYEIIYFVMTGEANSICLNDYYYSLQEIAELFEGRLHDKILHFSNAKVLDLDEEEAQYFLDITGAKAISGYGNEFNGIASADLDKAFFNLFKKDDDMFNAVEELHKKHYKLCKLLDFRLYY, encoded by the coding sequence TTGTTAAAAAAGATAGATCATTTACCCCAAAAAATATATAGTAATACAGACTATTTTATATTCTGTTTAGAAGCTGTTGAAGATGTTGATTTGAATGAGGTTACTCAAACTCAAAAGAAAATGGAAGAGCTAACCATGCAATATGGAATAGCTAGTATTTATAAAACGTGTGACTCTATTGAAGGATTAGAAGAAAGTTTAAATACGTTGATTTTAGATGATCATCACTTTAAAAATTATGAAATTATCTATTTTGTAATGACAGGTGAAGCCAATAGCATCTGTTTGAATGATTATTATTATAGTTTACAAGAAATTGCAGAGCTTTTTGAAGGTAGATTGCATGATAAGATACTGCATTTTTCAAATGCCAAAGTACTCGATCTAGACGAAGAAGAAGCTCAATATTTTCTAGATATTACTGGTGCTAAAGCTATTTCTGGTTATGGTAATGAATTTAACGGAATAGCAAGTGCCGATTTAGATAAAGCTTTTTTCAACCTATTTAAAAAGGACGATGATATGTTCAATGCAGTAGAAGAACTACACAAGAAACATTATAAACTCTGTAAACTACTTGATTTTAGATTGTATTATTAA
- a CDS encoding AraC family transcriptional regulator, translating to MPRTIFKNIVIQKFEKVTALAFCKYMPIRFFEILFIEKGSGTLIINNHRINYNDNQIFILIPDDQYNFEIETPTTVSAVKFLNSFFGNMLSDENELQRKQWFKKIETILHGANRTTHLNFQFKTDESSMLSLFTVLCNEYHDESLKSETVLKSTLHAILHIVSRNVSFVSKDIEDSKIQGIINYIHYYIHDSEKLSKKEMSNQFHISENYISEYFKNKMGIGLKKYILNYKLKLAETRLQYTNSTVSEIAQELGFTDSSHLDKTFISYKGMSAKNYQATLKKSK from the coding sequence ATGCCTAGAACCATATTCAAAAATATTGTAATTCAAAAGTTTGAAAAAGTCACTGCATTGGCTTTTTGTAAGTATATGCCCATTAGATTTTTTGAAATTTTATTTATAGAAAAAGGATCAGGAACACTTATCATTAACAATCATAGGATAAACTATAATGACAATCAAATTTTTATTTTGATACCAGATGATCAATATAATTTTGAAATTGAAACTCCAACAACAGTTTCAGCAGTAAAATTTCTTAATAGTTTTTTTGGTAATATGTTATCGGATGAAAATGAGTTACAGCGAAAACAATGGTTTAAAAAAATAGAAACCATATTGCATGGGGCTAACAGAACAACTCATTTAAACTTCCAATTTAAAACTGATGAAAGCAGTATGCTCTCACTATTTACAGTACTTTGCAATGAATATCATGACGAAAGTTTAAAGAGTGAAACTGTTTTAAAATCTACCTTGCATGCTATCCTGCATATTGTTTCTAGGAATGTAAGTTTTGTTTCAAAAGATATTGAAGATTCTAAAATTCAAGGCATTATAAATTACATTCATTATTACATTCATGATTCTGAAAAACTCTCTAAAAAAGAGATGTCTAATCAATTCCACATTTCTGAAAATTATATCAGCGAGTACTTTAAAAACAAAATGGGAATTGGATTAAAAAAATACATATTAAACTATAAACTAAAATTAGCAGAAACACGTCTTCAATATACCAATTCAACCGTTTCTGAAATTGCTCAAGAATTAGGATTTACCGACAGCAGTCATTTAGATAAAACATTTATAAGTTATAAAGGAATGAGCGCAAAAAACTACCAAGCCACGCTAAAAAAGTCTAAATAA
- a CDS encoding nuclear transport factor 2 family protein — translation MKAVATLSPFKVADDYTNDALFITPNKTYQGKEEIFEFYKEFLPNFENFQFNTIKQETNDNVVYFVWNGKNKHINIQLATDTYIIENGKIKQHTFAAVNN, via the coding sequence ATGAAGGCCGTAGCTACATTAAGTCCTTTTAAAGTCGCTGACGATTACACAAACGATGCGTTGTTTATTACACCAAACAAAACTTATCAGGGTAAAGAAGAAATATTCGAATTTTATAAAGAGTTCTTACCAAACTTTGAAAATTTTCAATTCAACACTATTAAGCAAGAAACTAATGATAATGTAGTTTACTTCGTTTGGAACGGAAAAAACAAACACATTAATATACAACTAGCTACAGACACTTACATCATAGAAAACGGAAAAATTAAACAGCACACATTTGCTGCGGTAAACAACTAA
- a CDS encoding enoyl-CoA hydratase/isomerase family protein — translation MDYKNFQTFTAEQKGGILTVDINFGPVNVQGQEMLADLSSLCLRLERDRSVKVVVFQSSNSGYWVCHYDTNLLKDMSEEVVPRNEVKLLDLQAVLERLSNVPQATIAKIEGFARGGGHEMALALDMRFAARGKAKFMQMEVGMGILPCGGGASRMARQAGLGKALEIILGARDWDADEAEKFGTINKALNADEIGPYVDALAERISKFPSESIEACKRAVYASIDLPIADALKEEAYQLYQATSKTPAIKRFTIADENGAQFDHNNQKNWENMLIDLQEIQRD, via the coding sequence ATGGATTATAAAAATTTTCAAACATTCACAGCTGAGCAAAAAGGAGGTATTTTAACAGTAGATATCAATTTTGGACCTGTAAATGTACAAGGACAAGAAATGTTAGCAGACTTAAGTAGCCTTTGCTTACGATTGGAAAGAGACAGAAGTGTAAAAGTAGTTGTTTTTCAATCGTCTAACTCTGGGTATTGGGTATGTCATTATGATACAAACTTACTAAAAGACATGTCTGAGGAAGTAGTACCAAGAAACGAGGTTAAGCTTTTAGATTTACAAGCTGTTTTAGAGCGATTAAGTAATGTACCTCAAGCAACTATTGCAAAAATTGAAGGTTTTGCTCGTGGAGGTGGGCACGAAATGGCCTTAGCACTAGATATGCGTTTTGCAGCTAGAGGAAAAGCCAAGTTTATGCAAATGGAAGTAGGCATGGGAATTTTACCTTGTGGAGGTGGAGCTTCTCGTATGGCGCGTCAAGCTGGACTAGGTAAGGCATTAGAAATTATACTAGGTGCCAGAGATTGGGATGCAGATGAAGCAGAAAAATTTGGGACAATTAATAAAGCTTTAAATGCAGATGAAATAGGACCTTATGTAGATGCATTGGCAGAACGTATTTCAAAATTCCCTTCAGAGTCAATTGAAGCTTGTAAACGTGCAGTTTATGCATCTATAGATTTACCAATAGCAGATGCCTTAAAAGAAGAAGCGTATCAACTATATCAGGCAACAAGTAAAACACCAGCAATTAAGCGATTTACCATTGCAGATGAAAATGGAGCACAATTTGACCATAACAATCAAAAGAATTGGGAAAATATGTTAATTGATTTACAAGAAATTCAAAGAGATTAA
- a CDS encoding 2OG-Fe(II) oxygenase has translation MKNNALEQVRALAQPSREASLKREASVSHFWNNHQKLLEEAWQVWEIEHKDTLGILDETLLDSKLRKDINEAWENPEKENAVADLWEEIIPGVYSAQFFDLERLAEFRSYLEAVANSQIPKRAPYGIQLNRYGVMLDERSEGYLAAPNFQAFYNDIMNRYMRPVARLLLGTYGYDSQTFGFSIQYNPDKDKDLHAHTDASAATLNININLPNEAFTGSQVDFYDKTTGKTVQTVFEPGKAIIHRGNVPHATHPITSGQRNNLVMWLYGNQMQIPRGSTSSYGNFSNSKTNVHTAEAITARERWSIPQEPKDRFAPF, from the coding sequence ATGAAAAATAATGCACTTGAACAAGTCCGTGCCTTAGCGCAACCTTCTCGTGAAGCCTCTCTTAAACGTGAAGCTTCGGTGTCTCATTTTTGGAACAATCACCAAAAATTATTGGAGGAAGCATGGCAAGTATGGGAAATAGAGCATAAAGATACTTTAGGAATCCTAGATGAGACTTTACTCGATTCGAAATTGCGAAAAGACATCAATGAGGCATGGGAAAACCCAGAAAAAGAAAATGCAGTCGCTGATTTATGGGAAGAAATTATTCCAGGAGTTTACAGCGCTCAATTTTTTGATCTTGAACGTTTGGCAGAATTTCGTAGCTATTTAGAGGCTGTTGCAAATTCACAAATACCTAAACGTGCACCTTATGGTATCCAGTTAAATCGGTATGGTGTAATGTTAGATGAACGATCAGAGGGATATCTTGCAGCTCCTAATTTCCAAGCATTTTATAACGATATCATGAATCGTTATATGCGTCCGGTAGCTCGTTTATTATTGGGAACTTATGGGTATGATAGTCAAACATTTGGTTTTTCTATTCAATATAATCCAGATAAGGATAAAGATTTGCACGCACATACAGATGCTTCGGCAGCAACTTTAAACATTAATATAAACTTGCCAAACGAAGCCTTTACAGGATCACAGGTTGATTTTTATGATAAAACCACAGGGAAAACCGTGCAAACTGTGTTTGAGCCAGGAAAAGCCATAATACATCGCGGTAATGTACCGCATGCTACACATCCAATAACCAGCGGACAACGTAATAACTTAGTTATGTGGCTCTATGGAAATCAAATGCAAATTCCACGCGGAAGTACTAGTAGTTATGGTAATTTTAGTAATTCAAAAACAAATGTACATACAGCAGAAGCTATTACTGCACGAGAACGATGGAGTATACCGCAAGAACCAAAAGATAGGTTTGCTCCATTTTAA